From the Osmerus eperlanus chromosome 21, fOsmEpe2.1, whole genome shotgun sequence genome, one window contains:
- the pspc1 gene encoding paraspeckle component 1 isoform X1, giving the protein MANRNLKQVNIQNNAPSPKPSQQQTKRNTSSPAGERGPNAAEGPTPPPQPVTATSPAADADEGHGGEPMEMTLDLKSFRRPGEKTYTQRCRLFVGNLPTDLTEDEFIKLFAKYGEANEVFINRDRGFGFIRLETRTLAEIAKAELDGTVVRNRPIRIRFSTHGSALTVRNLAPVVSNELLEQAFSQFGPVERAVVVVDDRGRPTGKGFVEFANKPAARKALERCTDGALLLTTTPRPAVVEPTEQLDEEDGLPEKLLQKSAQYHKEREQSPRFAQPGTFEFEYSSRWKALDDMERQQREQVDRNIREAKEKLEAEMEAAKHEHQLMMMRQDLMRRQEELRRLEELRNQELQKRKQIEMRHEEERRRREEDMLRHREQEEIRRQPDGFKPNFLDGREQDMRMGELGPRGGINMGDGFNPASVVGAGNQGPPQMMGMGMNARGGAMGPEGTPNMGAPLMPENGAMRNERFSQGGPGQMVSSLGSRGGEDPPQQQGLGAGPQPSGGGFERGNPVTGVFDGPNNKRRRF; this is encoded by the exons ATGGCCAACCGAAATCTGAAACAAGTCAACATTCAGAACAATGCACCGTCGCCAAAACCAAGTCAGCAGCAGACAAAGCGCAACACCAGTTCACCGGCCGGGGAGCGAGGGCCGAATGCAGCCGAGGGGCCAACTCCGCCACCACAGCCAGTAACAGCCACTAGCCCTGCGGCAGATGCCGATGAGGGTCATGGCGGTGAACCGATGGAGATGACTCTAGATTTGAAAAGTTTTCGGAGACCTGGAGAGAAAACCTATACGCAGCGCTGTCGGCTTTTTGTCGGTAATCTCCCGACAGATCTAACGGAAGACGAGTTTATAAAGCTGTTTGCCAAGTACGGAGAGGCTAACGAGGTGTTTATTAACCGAGACAGAGGATTTGGATTCATTCGACTG GAAACTAGGACGCTAGCGGAGATAGCTAAAGCCGAGTTGGATGGCACTGTGGTCAGGAACCGGCCCATCCGCATCCGTTTCTCCACTCACGGTTCTGCTCTCACGGTGCGAAACCTGGCCCCCGTGGTCTCCAATGAGCTGCTGGAACAGGCGTTCTCTCAGTTCGGGCCAGTGGAGcgggcggtggtggtggtggatgacCGGGGCCGGCCCACGGGTAAGGGCTTCGTAGAGTTCGCCAACAAACCAGCTGCGCGGAAAGCCTTGGAGCGCTGCACTGACGGAGCTCTGCTTCTCACCAC GACCCCTCGCCCCGCTGTGGTGGAACCCACAGAGCAGCTGGATGAGGAGGACGGTCTTCCTGAGAAGCTGCTGCAGAAATCAGCCCAGTACCACAA ggagagGGAGCAGTCTCCTAGGTTTGCTCAGCCAGGAACATTTGAGTTTGAGTACTCGTCCCGGTGGAAGGCCCTGGACGACATGGAGAGGCAGCAGCGGGAGCAGGTGGACAGGAACATCCGCGAGGCCAAGGAGAAGCtggaggcagagatggaggcTGCAAAGCATGAGCACCAGCTTATGATGATGAGACAAG ATCTGATGAGAAGACAGGAAGAACTGAGACGCCTAGAAGAGCTACGCAATCAAGAACTGCAGAAACGCAAGCAGATCGAgatgag gcatgaggaggagaggcggagaCGAGAGGAAGACATGCTGCGAcacagagaacaggaggagataAGACGCCAGCCAGACGGCTTTAAACCTAACTTCCTGGATGGC AGAGAACAGGATATGAGAATGGGTGAACTGGGCCCTCGTGGAGGCATTAATATGGGAG ATGGGTTTAACCCTGCCTCTGTTGTCGGGGCTGGTAACCAAGGGCCCCCTCAAATGATGGGCATGGGCATGAATGCAAGGGGCGGAGCCATGGGCCCAGAGGGAACTCCAAACATGGGTGCGCCATTGATGCCAGAGAACGGAGCTATG CGCAATGAGCGCTTCTCCCAGGGAGGCCCCGGTCAGATGGTGTCGTCCCTGGGGAGTCGTGGAGGGGAGGACCCCCCCCAACAGCAGGGCCTGGGGGCCGGGCCACAGCCCAGTGGAGGAGGGTTTGAGAGGGGAAATCCTGTGACGGGAGTCTTTGATGGTCCCAACAATAAACGCCGCAGATTCTGA
- the LOC134007692 gene encoding gap junction alpha-3 protein-like has protein sequence MGDWSFLGRLLENAQEHSTVIGKVWLTVLFIFRILVLGTAAEEVWGDEQSDFTCNTQQPGCQNVCYDEAFPISHIRFWVLQIIFVSTPTLIYLGHVLHIVRMEEKRREKEEELRKASQHQDERDPHYGSRAGEGSRGKKEKPPIRDEHGKIRIRGALLRTYVFNIIFKTLFEVGFILGQYFLYGFQLRPLYKCGRWPCPNTVDCFISRPTEKTIFIIFMLAVACVSLLLNLLEIYHLGWKKVKQGVTNELAPDRESLALATEEGAKSETIPERISPPALNCLPAYPGSVSVLGQEGFLSSEQAATLAPLSPTLASLSPTLASLSPTLASLSPTLASLSPTLASLSPTLASLSPTLASLSPTLASLSPPLVEAELKMDDFQHQDLLEAPPTCFYGREHSSQQQLEENWHNMELQTLAYPPPPSPPSSYSSHFSSYPDQEQPPFHQVALPPHSSPLGQRNPQEEEDGREDLEVPLPLSHTDDVMVTRVEMHEPPITIATDVRRLSRASKTSSIRARPDDLAV, from the exons ATGGGGGACTGGAGTTTTCTGGGGCGGCTACTGGAGAATGCTCAGGAACACTCCACTGTGATCGGCAAG GTGTGGCTCACAGTGCTCTTCATCTTCCGGATCCTGGTGCTTGGCACGGCTGCAGAGGAGGTCTGGGGCGACGAGCAGTCGGACTTCACTTGCAACACCCAACAGCCGGGCTGCCAGAACGTGTGCTACGACGAGgccttccccatctctcacaTCCGCTTCTGGGTGCTGCAGATCATCTTTGTGTCCACTCCCACGCTCATCTACCTGGGCCATGTCCTGCACATTGTCCGTATGGAGGAAAaacgcagagagaaggaggaggagctgcgcAAGGCCAGCCAGCACCAGGACGAGCGCGACCCACATTACGGCAGCAGAGCAGGGGAAGGGAGccgagggaaaaaagagaagccCCCGATCAGAGACGAACATGGTAAAATCCGCATTCGGGGAGCTCTGCTGCGAACATACGTATTCAACATCATCTTCAAGACGCTGTTTGAGGTGGGCTTCATCCTGGGACAGTACTTCCTGTATGGCTTCCAGCTCAGACCACTGTATAAGTGTGGCCGCTGGCCTTGCCCCAACACGGTGGACTGCTTCATCTCCCGCCCCACGGAGAAGAccatcttcatcatcttcatgCTGGCAGtggcctgtgtctctctgctacTCAACCTTCTGGAGATCTACCACCTGGGATGGAAGAAGGTAAAGCAAGGGGTCACCAACGAGTTAGCGCCAGACCGAGAGTCTCTTGCTCTGGCCACAGAAGAGGGGGCGAAGTCAGAGACCATCCCAGAAAGGATCTCTCCCCCGGCACTGAACTGCCTGCCAGCATACCcggggagtgtgagtgtgttggggcagGAGGGGTTTTTGTCCTCTGAGCAGGCCGCCACCctggcccctctctcccccaccctggcctctctttcccccaccctggcctctctctcccccaccctggcctctctctcccccaccctggcctctctctcccccaccctggcctctctctcccccaccctggcctctctctcccccaccctggcctctctctcccccaccctggcctctctctcccctccactggtTGAAGCCGAGCTCAAGATGGACGACTTCCAGCACCAAGACTTGCTCGAGGCACCGCCCACATGCTTCTATGGTAGGGAGCATAGCAGCCaacagcagctggaggagaacTGGCACAACATGGAACTGCAGACTCTggcctaccctcctcctccatcccccccttcctcatACTCCTCCCACTTCTCCTCCTACCCTGACCAGGAGCAGCCGCCCTTTCACCAGGTGGCCCTcccaccccactcctctcctctcggacAAAGGAAcccacaggaagaggaagacgggagagaggatttggagGTTCCTCTGCCACTGTCGCacactgatgatgtcatggtTACCAGGGTGGAGATGCACGAGCCCCCCATCACTATAGCGACAGACGTCCGGAGGCTGAGCCGGGCAAGCAAGACCAGTAGCATACGAGCCCGGCCCGACGACCTTGCGGtgtaa
- the pspc1 gene encoding paraspeckle component 1 isoform X2: MANRNLKQVNIQNNAPSPKPSQQQTKRNTSSPAGERGPNAAEGPTPPPQPVTATSPAADADEGHGGEPMEMTLDLKSFRRPGEKTYTQRCRLFVGNLPTDLTEDEFIKLFAKYGEANEVFINRDRGFGFIRLETRTLAEIAKAELDGTVVRNRPIRIRFSTHGSALTVRNLAPVVSNELLEQAFSQFGPVERAVVVVDDRGRPTGKGFVEFANKPAARKALERCTDGALLLTTTPRPAVVEPTEQLDEEDGLPEKLLQKSAQYHKEREQSPRFAQPGTFEFEYSSRWKALDDMERQQREQVDRNIREAKEKLEAEMEAAKHEHQLMMMRQDLMRRQEELRRLEELRNQELQKRKQIEMRHEEERRRREEDMLRHREQEEIRRQPDGFKPNFLDGVCPPSMLRRWQRCR, from the exons ATGGCCAACCGAAATCTGAAACAAGTCAACATTCAGAACAATGCACCGTCGCCAAAACCAAGTCAGCAGCAGACAAAGCGCAACACCAGTTCACCGGCCGGGGAGCGAGGGCCGAATGCAGCCGAGGGGCCAACTCCGCCACCACAGCCAGTAACAGCCACTAGCCCTGCGGCAGATGCCGATGAGGGTCATGGCGGTGAACCGATGGAGATGACTCTAGATTTGAAAAGTTTTCGGAGACCTGGAGAGAAAACCTATACGCAGCGCTGTCGGCTTTTTGTCGGTAATCTCCCGACAGATCTAACGGAAGACGAGTTTATAAAGCTGTTTGCCAAGTACGGAGAGGCTAACGAGGTGTTTATTAACCGAGACAGAGGATTTGGATTCATTCGACTG GAAACTAGGACGCTAGCGGAGATAGCTAAAGCCGAGTTGGATGGCACTGTGGTCAGGAACCGGCCCATCCGCATCCGTTTCTCCACTCACGGTTCTGCTCTCACGGTGCGAAACCTGGCCCCCGTGGTCTCCAATGAGCTGCTGGAACAGGCGTTCTCTCAGTTCGGGCCAGTGGAGcgggcggtggtggtggtggatgacCGGGGCCGGCCCACGGGTAAGGGCTTCGTAGAGTTCGCCAACAAACCAGCTGCGCGGAAAGCCTTGGAGCGCTGCACTGACGGAGCTCTGCTTCTCACCAC GACCCCTCGCCCCGCTGTGGTGGAACCCACAGAGCAGCTGGATGAGGAGGACGGTCTTCCTGAGAAGCTGCTGCAGAAATCAGCCCAGTACCACAA ggagagGGAGCAGTCTCCTAGGTTTGCTCAGCCAGGAACATTTGAGTTTGAGTACTCGTCCCGGTGGAAGGCCCTGGACGACATGGAGAGGCAGCAGCGGGAGCAGGTGGACAGGAACATCCGCGAGGCCAAGGAGAAGCtggaggcagagatggaggcTGCAAAGCATGAGCACCAGCTTATGATGATGAGACAAG ATCTGATGAGAAGACAGGAAGAACTGAGACGCCTAGAAGAGCTACGCAATCAAGAACTGCAGAAACGCAAGCAGATCGAgatgag gcatgaggaggagaggcggagaCGAGAGGAAGACATGCTGCGAcacagagaacaggaggagataAGACGCCAGCCAGACGGCTTTAAACCTAACTTCCTGGATGGC